A window of the Pseudoliparis swirei isolate HS2019 ecotype Mariana Trench chromosome 13, NWPU_hadal_v1, whole genome shotgun sequence genome harbors these coding sequences:
- the pvalb9 gene encoding parvalbumin 9 — protein sequence MSLTSILSAEAIENAVKDCQAPDSFCYKKFFQLCGLSSMTPQEIRDVFKILDEDNSGYIEESELKFFLRRFVPEARTLTETETKSFIRAADDDSDGRIGAEEFQTMVLS from the exons ATGTCGCTCACTTCCATCCTCTCAGCTGAGGCCATTGAAAATGCTGTCAAGGACTGTCAAG ctcCGGACTCATTCTGCTACAAAAAGTTCTTCCAGCTGTGTGGCCTGTCCTCAATGACACCCCAGGAAATCAGAGATGTCTTCAAGATCCTCGATGAGGACAACAGCGGCTACATCGAGGAGTCTGAGCTCAA gttcTTCCTGCGTCGGTTTGTCCCCGAGGCTCGGACACTGACCGAGACAGAGACCAAGAGTTTCATAAGAGCGGCTGATGATGACAGTGACGGCAGAATTGGAGCAGAGG AGTTTCAGACTATGGTCCTGTCATGA
- the pvalb3 gene encoding parvalbumin 3, whose product MALAASLNAADITAALAACQAADSFKHKEFFSKVGLSAKSANQIKDAFKVIDQDKSGFIEKEELKLFLQNFCASARALTDAETTAFLKAGDVDGDGMIGIDEFADMVKC is encoded by the exons atggcatTAGCAGCATCCCTCAACGCGGCTGACATCACTGCAGCCCTCGCCGCTTgccaag ccGCAGACTCCTTCAAGCACAAGGAGTTCTTCAGCAAGGTCGGCCTGTCCGCCAAGAGCGCCAACCAGATCAAGGATGCCTTCAAAGTCATTGACCAGGACAAGAGTGGCTTCATTGAGAAGGAGGAGCTGAA gCTTTTCCTGCAGAACTTCTGCGCCAGtgccagagctctgaccgacgCTGAGACCACCGCCTTCCTGAAGGCCGGAGACGTTGATGGTGATGGCATGATCGGCATTGATG AGTTCGCAGACATGGTCAAGTGCTAA
- the LOC130203553 gene encoding parvalbumin, thymic-like produces the protein MAITDFLATSDIALAINACKVKDSFSPKTFFKTVGLSKKTPKDVESVFTILDQDKSGFIEQDELQLFLQNFSKGARQLTASETRGFMLEGDADGDGKIGWEEFSAMVKSS, from the exons ATGGCTATCACCGACTTTCTCGCCACCTCGGACATCGCGTTGGCCATTAACGCTTGTAAAG TGAAGGATTCCTTCAGCCCGAAGACCTTCTTCAAGACGGTGGGTTTGTCCAAGAAAACCCCGAAAGATGTCGAGAGCGTCTTCACGATTTTGGACCAGGACAAAAGCGGCTTCATCGAGCAGGATGAGTTACA GCTGTTCCTGCAGAACTTCTCCAAAGGAGCGAGGCAGCTGACGGCGTCTGAGACCAGAGGTTTCATGCTGGAGGGAGACGCCGACGGAGACGGGAAGATCGGCTGGGAAG aGTTTTCTGCGATGGTCAAGTCTTCATAA